A single genomic interval of Theropithecus gelada isolate Dixy chromosome 16, Tgel_1.0, whole genome shotgun sequence harbors:
- the NEK8 gene encoding serine/threonine-protein kinase Nek8, translating to MGPLCRLSTPSPSRSLSTLNSHTFGQKQKDQWALPEAVSLCCRQLLCPNRIVHLCLRKADQKLVIIKQIPVEQMTKEERQAAQNECQVLKLLNHPNVIEYYENFLEDKALMIAMEYAPGGTLAEFIQKRCNSLLEEETILHFFVQILLALHHVHTHFILHRDLKTQNILLDKHRMVVKIGDFGISKILSSKSKAYTVVGTPCYISPELCEGKPYNQKSDIWALGCVLYELASLKRAFEAANLPALVLKIMSGTFAPISDRYSPELRQLVLSLLSLEPAQRPPLSHIMAQPLCIRALLNLHTDVGSVRMRRAEKSVAPSSTGSRTTSVRCRGISRGPVRPAIPPPLSSVYAWGGGLGTPLRLPMLNTEVIQVAAGRTQKAGVTRSGRLILWEAPPLGAGGGTLLPGAVEQSQPQFISRFLEGQSGVTIKHVACGDFFTACLTDRGIIMTFGSGSNGCLGHGSLTDISQPTIVEALLGYEMVQVACGASHVLALSTERELFAWGRGDGGRLGLGTRESHSCPQQVPMPPGQEAQRVVCGIDSSMILTVPGQALACGSNRFNKLGLDHLSLGEEPVPHQQMEEALSFTLLGSAPLDQEPLLSVDLGTAHSAAVTASGDCYTFGSNQHGQLGTNARRGNRAPCKVQGLEGIKMVMVACGDAFTVAIGAEGEVYSWGKGARGRLGRRDEDAGLPRPVQLDETHPYTVTSVSCCHGNTLLAVRPVTDEPVPP from the exons ATGGGCCCTCTGTGCCGCCTCTCCACTCCTTCACCCAGCAGGTCCCTGAGCACCCTGAACAGCCACACGTTTGGCCAGAAGCAAAAGGACCAGTGGGCACTTCCTGAGGCCGTGTCACTGTGCTGCCGCCAGCTTCTGTGCCCAAACAG GATTGTGCACCTGTGCCTGCGAAAGGCTGACCAGAAGCTGGTGATCATCAAGCAGATTCCAGTGGAACAGATGACCAAGGAAGAGCGGCAGGCAGCCCAGAATGAGTGCCAGGTCCTCAAGCTGCTCAACCACCCCAATGTCATTGAGTACTACGAGAACTTCCTGGAAGACAAAGCCCTCATGATCGCCATGGAATATGCACCAG GCGGCACTCTGGCTGAGTTCATCCAAAAGCGCTGCAATTCCCTGCTGGAGGAGGAGACCATCCTGCACTTCTTCGTGCAGATCCTGCTTGCACTGCATCATGTGCACACCCACTTCATCCTGCACCGAGACCTCAAGACCCAGAACATCCTTCTTGACAAACACCGCATGGTCGTGAAGATCGGTGATTTCGGCATCTCCAAGATCCTTAGCAGCAAGAGCAAGGCCTACACG GTGGTGGGTACCCCATGCTATATCTCCCCTGAGCTGTGTGAGGGCAAGCCCTACAACCAGAAGAGTGACATCTGGGCCCTGGGCTGTGTCCTCTATGAGCTGGCCAGCCTCAAGAGGGcttttgaggctgcg AACCTGCCAGCACTGGTGCTGAAGATCATGAGTGGCACCTTTGCGCCCATCTCTGACCGGTACAGCCCTGAGCTGCGCCAGCTGGTCCTGAGTCTACTCAGCCTGGAGCCTGCCCAGCGGCCACCACTCAGCCACATCATGGCACAGCCCCTCTGCATCCGTGCCCTCCTCAACCTCCACACCGACGTGGGCAGTGTCCGCATGCGGAG GGCAGAGAAGTCCGTGGCCCCCAGCAGCACAGGGAGTAGGACCACCAGTGTCCGCTGCAGAG GTATCTCCCGGGGACCTGTGAGGCCGGCCATCCCACCACCCCTGTCATCAGTATATGCCTGGGGTGGTGGGCTGGGCACTCCCCTGCGACTGCCAATGCTCAACACAGAGGTGATCCAGGTAGCAGCTGGGCGCACACAGAAAGCCGGCGTCACGCGCTCTGGGCGTCTCATCCTGTGGGAG GCCCCACCCCTAGGTGCAGGCGGAGGCACCCTCCTCCCTGGGGCAGTGGAGCAGTCACAGCCCCAGTTCATCTCGCGTTTCCTGGAGGGCCAGTCGGGCGTGACCATCAAGCACGTGGCCTGTGGGGACTTCTTCACTGCCTGCCTGACTG ACCGAGGCATCATCATGACGTTTGGCAGCGGCAGCAATGGGTGCCTAGGCCATGGCAGCCTCACTGACATCAGCCAG CCCACCATTGTGGAGGCTTTGCTGGGCTATGAGATGGTGCAGGTGGCCTGTGGGGCTTCTCACGTGCTGGCCCTGTCCACTGAGCGAGAACTATTTGCTTGGGGCCGTGGAGACGGTG GCAGACTGGGACTAGGCACCAGGGAGTCCCACAGCTGCCCCCAGCAGGTGCCCATGCCCCCAGGACAGGAAGCTCAGCGAGTTGTATGTGGCATTGACTCTTCCATGATcctcactgtgcctggccaagcccTGGCCTGTGGGAGCAACAG GTTCAACAAGTTGGGCCTGGACCACCTCTCCCTGGGGGAGGAGCCTGTCCCTCACCAGCAGATGGAGGAGGCCCTGAGCTTCACACTACTAGGCTCTGCACCCCTGGACCAGGAGCCCCTGCTGAGTGTAGACCTGGGCACTGCTCACTCAGCTGCTGTGACTG CCTCGGGTGATTGCTACACTTTTGGCAGCAATCAGCACGGGCAGTTGGGCACCAATGCTCGCCGAGGCAATCGGGCACCCTGTAAGGTCCAAGGCCTTGAGGGCATCAAGATGGTAATGGTAGCCTGTGGGGATGCCTTCACCGTAGCTATTGGGGCAG AGGGTGAAGTGTACTCCTGGGGCAAAGGGGCCCGAGGTCGACTGGGAAGGAGGGATGAGGATGCCGGACTCCCTCGGCCAGTGCAGTTGGATGAGACACACCCTTACACAGTGACTTCCGTGTCCTGTTGCCATGGAAACACCCTCCTGGCTGTTCGCC CAGTCACAGATGAGCCGGTCCCCCCCTGA